A window of Chryseobacterium shandongense genomic DNA:
GTTCTCTCATAAATGATAACGTTTGTATCGACCGCAACTGCCATCGTTAAAACGATACCCGCGATACCTGGAAGCGTAAGCGTAAAATCGCCGGAATCCATGATACCGAAAATATAGAAAAGGTTGATGATCATTGCAATTACTGCATATACACCTGCCCCTCCATAATAGAAAATAATATAAACGATAATGATTGCAAATGCGATCATAAATGACATTAGACCTGCATCAATTGATTCCTGCCCTAGAGACGGACCTACAACCGTAGCCTGAACTACTTTTGCACCGGCAGGTAACTTACCTGCTCCTAATACATCTACCAATTCTTTTGCTTCCTCCTGAGAGAAGTTACCGGAAATCTGTGTTCTTCCGTTCGGAATTCCATTAACCACGTTTGGTGCTGTATAAACTCTGTTGTCAAGTGTTACAGCTACTGGCTTACCTACATTTTTTTCAGTTAATGTTTTCCATTCTTTAGCTCCTTTAGAGTCCATTTGCATGTCTACCACTACTCTGCTCAACTCATCATAACCGATGCTTGCCGTTTCAACAGCTCCGTCTACAGGCGCTTTCTGGTTAACATTACCTCTTACTGCATATAGTACAAGACTTTCCGCATCTGAAGCGTCAGGCTTATAGCCCCACATGAACTGTGTATATTTAATATTTGCAGGACGTAAAGACTGTGCAACTTTACTGTTTAAAATTTTATTTACAACAGCCGTATCAGACAATTTCACACTTCCTACAGCACTTTGATTCATTGATTTTCCTTTCTGCAAAATATTAATGAGATTTACATTTTTTGCAACACCCATAGAATCACCTTTTGCAGCAATCATTGTAGATAATGTTTGGAAATAAGGATAAACTTCAGGAGATTGCTGTACTTCCCAGAACTGAAGCTTTGCTGAAGTCTGAAGCATCTTTTTTACTTTATCGATGTCTTTCATCCCAGGCATTTCCACAGAAATTCTGGCTGTACCTGGAACTCTCTGAACGTTCGGCTGGATAGCACCCAACTTATCGATTCTGGTTCTGATTACCTCGAAAGCCGTACCTACAGATGCATCAATCTTTCTTTTAACAATGCTTTTCACCTGCTCATCAGGTGTGTTGTACTTTACTTCAGTAAGTGTTGTGTTTCCGAAAAGTTCCGGATCTGCTAACTTCAGGTTTGTACCTTTAGCTTTGTTAATCGCATCGAACTGCTCAAAGAAATTGTCGATGTACGATCTTGTGGAATTCTTCTGAACTTCATCTGTTTTGTTCAAAGCCTCAATCAGGATAGGGTTTGTAGAATAATTGGTTAAATCATTCACAAGATCTCTCTGGTTGATTTCCAAAAGAACATTGATCCCTCCTTTAAGGTCAAGACCAAGTTTCATTTCCTTGTCTTTGGCTTTGGTGTAATAAAGTTTTGTGAATCCCAGATTCAGTGTATCCTTAGAAAGTCTGGCGATTTCTTTCTGATACTTCTCCGGATTGTCTCCTGCAATAGCAGTCGCCTGCTTTTCAATTTTGCTGGCGTACCATGTTGGTAATAGCTCGTTTAAGCAAATCAACCCTAGTACAATAGCAACAATTGTAATAAGTCCTTTTCCTTGCATTTTGTTATAACTACGTTAAATTAAGTCGGCAAATATAATCATTTTCTTGAATTTTATGAATTTTTAACAACAGAAATCATTTATTTTCAGATATATCGGTATTCTCATTTTTATTTAAGATTTAATAATTTTTTCGGGACATTTTAATAAATAATATAATGTTTTTATGGTATGAAATTTTCATTATGATTTAATACACTAAATATCAAAATATTATGAAAAATCTACTTCTTTGCGCAGGCATTGTTTCTTTCAGCATTTTTAAAGCACAAAGCATTAATCTGGAAGAATTTGCAACCGGGTTCACGGCTCCGGTGGAGATTACGCACGCCAATGACAACAGGATGTTTGTTGTACAGCAAAACGGCATCATCAAAATCGTACAGCCAAACGGCACTTTAAATTCAGCCGATTTTCTTAATATCAGCTCAAAAATCACGTACGGGGGTGAGAGAGGACTCCTGGGGCTGGCTTTTCACCCACAATATGCTACTAATGGATACTTTTTTGTGTATTACAATGATACCAGCGGAAATATTACAGTGGCGAGATACACCAGGAGTTCCAATCCAGATGTAGCTGATGCGACAACAGAAAAAATAATTTTAAACCAACCGAAGCCGTTTTCCAATCACAACGGAGGAAGCATCCATTTTGCTCCGGACGGCTATCTTTGGATTGTAACGGGTGACGGAGGAAGCGGCGGCGATCCGAATAACAATGGGCAAAACAAAAATTCCCTTCTGGGAAAATTATTACGATTAGACATTAATTCATCTGGTCCTTACAATATTCCTCCCGGAAATCCTTTTGTAGGTGTTGACGGTGCTGATGAAGTCTGGGCTTACGGATTGAGAAATGCATGGAAATTTAATTTTGATACAACTTCAGGCAATGTGATGATTGCAGATGTGGGTCAGGGTAATATTGAGGAGATCAACAGGATGCCTATCACGCAGGCAGGACTCAATTACGGATGGAGATGCTATGAAGGAAATGACCCATACAATACATCGGGATGTGCGGCACAATCTACGATGACATTCCCTGTTGCAGCTTATGATCATTCCGGAGGAAAATGTTCAATTACTGGGGGATATGTTTACCGAGGCTCACTGTATCCTGCATTACAGGGAAAATATATCTTTGCTGATTATTGCTCTACTCAGATCGGAATTTTGAATAATGATGATTCTATCACCTGGACATCTGCATTTTCCGGAAATAATTTTTCAACATTCGGGATTAACAATCAGAACGAACTTTTTGTAGCAGCCGTGAATAACGGCAAGATATTCAGGGTTACGACTTCTACTTTAGGTACAAATGAAAATGAACTTTCATCAGAGATAAAAGTTTATCCGATTCCTGCTTCTGAAAGAGTTTTTATTGAGGGAATTAAAGGTAAAAATACAACCGTAGACATCACCAGCCCCGAGGGAAGAAAAGTATTGGAAAGTGCAAAAATTGAAAGCGACAACAGCTTAAATATTTCAGGAATAGCGGCAGGTGTGTATTTTCTTCACATTAATTCGGACAATCAGAAATCGTATAGTAAAAAATAATTATAAAATAATTTTTACTAATTTTTTAAAGAGCTTCAGTCGATTTGACTGGAGCTTTTTTCAGAAAATGCAGCATCAGAAGTATTGGAAGAATCAGTATTAATTTGATCATCAAAGAAAATCTTTCTGTTTCTCCATCAAATAAAATAGTAGGTATTAAAGTAACAAAAAGAAAAGCTGTTATGAAAAACAGATACTCCCACCAAGATAATTTTTCAGGCTTTATATGAATGCTTTCTTGTTTATTTTTTGAACTTAAAATCCAGAACCCAAGGAATAAAATCATGTAAGGAAAAGTCCAGATTCTGTACGTATCATATGCAATGGAATGAAGAATTAAAGGTACGCCGGTGATTAATATAAGAACAATAAATAAATGAATATTTTGTTTTAGCTTAAATTCTTTAAAAACCATCCATAACTAAAAAAGAATAGGAATTCCGTAAAATATGGTCGCTTTAGAAATGAATATTCTTTGTAAAAAATGTCCGTATTGCTCTCTTAAATAATAGGTAAAACTTTTAGTGTAAGCCGAACAAACCGAGTCCGAAACATTGGCCGGAATTGATGATTGCCTTAAATATGAAAATAGCTGTGCATAGTAACTTCCACCGTTGATTTCCTGATAAAAAGAAATGAAAACCGCCGTAAAAAACGGAAATATTAAAAACAGAACGAGCTTTGTTAAAAGATTTCTTGAAAAAATATCTCTGATAAAAATTTTTCTTTGCGGTATTTCGTTCACAATAATAGCAAAGCAGCATATAGGAAGCAATAGAACAACCGAAATCTCGTGAATAAAAATACTGAAAACGGCAACGAGTGATGCTAAAAGAATTTTATTTCGGATAGTAAGATAAACCGCCAGAATCGTCAGTAAGAAAATAATATGATCTAAATATCCGATTAAATGCGCTGAAAAAACAATATACTGGGAAAGAAGAAAAATGACAAAGAACAACATTCGATAATAACTTTTCGGGTTATTCCAAGTTGTTTTTAAAGCAATATTTATGATGAAAAAATATAGTACGCTTAATATCGAAATCGAAAGAATTGTAATTGAGGATACATTTTTATCACATAAAAAGCCAAATAGCTCTCCTGCCAAACCTCTTTTAATAAATCCGAACCTGTAATCCACCAACCAATGAGACTGCGCCCATAGATTGGGTATCCTTATCGTTTTTGAAACACTGAAAATCAATGAATACAGATATAGAAATATCAAAAGAAATTTCCTGCACATAGGATCAGATCGTCATCGAGAAAATTCTCGTTTCCGGCTTGTTTCTCATCATTCTGAGGTCAAAAACCATGGCCACATTTCTCGTAAAAGCCCTTCCTTTCTCAGTAATCTGGATATGATGGCCATTTATTTCCACCAATTCATCGTTTTCCATTTCTTTAAGCATTTCGAAAGCATTTTCGAGTTCCGGGAATGAGTTGTTGAGATCAAAAGTTGTTTCGAGCTGACACATCAAATTCAGGATATGTCTTCTTACCGTAAGATCTTCATTATTCAGAATATGACCTTTTACCACAGGTATCTGTCCTTCCTCCACTATTTTCTGATACTCTTCCACGGTTTTTACATTTTGAGCAAAAGCATACCATGAATCCGAAATAGCAGACATTCCCAAACCAACCATCAATTGGGTCTTGCTGGAAGTATATCCCATGAAATTTCTGTGTAATTTTTTTTGAATCAGGGATTGGTACAAATCATCGTGTTCAAGGGAAAAATGATCCATTCCCACTTCGATATAGCCTAATTCTTCCAGTAATTTTTTTCCGTCTTCATACAAACGGCGTTTTTCTTCGCCACTCGGAAGGTCGTTTTCATCGAAACCTCTCTGCCCTACCCCCTTTACCCACGGAACGTGTGCATAAGAGTAGAAAGCAAGACGGTCCGGTTTCAGTTCCATCGTTTTGCGTATAGTATGTTCCATCGCTTCCCAAGACTGATGCGGAAGTCCGAAAACAAGGTCGTGACTGATTCCTCTGTACCCGATTTCTCTTGCCCATTCCGTTACCCTTTGTACATTTTCGAAAGGCTGGATTCTGTTGATCGCTTTCTGAACTTTCAGGTCATAATCCTGCACGCCGAAGCTTACTCTTCTGAATCCAAGATCATATAATGTCTGAAGATGTTCTCTCGTGGTATTATTAGGGTGTCCTTCAAAAGAAAATTCCTGGTCTTCCGCAATTTCCACGGTTTCAAAAATCCCTTCGAGTAAAGCTTTCAGGTTCTGCGGTGAAAAGAAAGTCGGCGTTCCCCCACCGAGGTGAAGCTCTTTCAGCTTAGGTTTTTCGTTAAACAGGTTAAGATAAAGCTGCCATTCTTTCAGTACACTTTCAAGATATGGAATTTCAACACTGTGCTGTTTGGTAATCCGTTTGTGACAGGCACAGAAAGTACACAACGCCTCACAAAAAGGCAGGTGGATATAGATAGAAATCCCTTCTTCTGCATTCGATTCCTTAAAAGTCCTGATGACACTCTGCTTCCACAATTCCGGAGAAAAGCCGCTTTCGTCCCAATAAGGAACAGTTGGATAAGAGGTGTATCTTGGGCCAGGAATATTATATTTATCTATTAAAGAATTCATTTTCGATTTAAAATTTTAATGAACTTTCAACAAGTTTCATACTGCAAAATTACGCATAACTGATGAATTTGTAACCATGAAATATATTAGGATATTCCTTTTGAATTTAGAATAATTCTAAATTCAAAATTTAAGCTTTATTAAAGAAATCCTGTCTTTTCCGGCGAAAACAATGGTATTTGAATCAATCCATTGACATACAAAAAATCCTTTTTCATCAGAAATCTTTTTCCAGGTTTTCCCGAAATCGGATGAATAACTGATATGCTGATCTCCAACAGAAATGATTTCTTTTCCTTGGGAGCCCGGCTTGATTTTTACGCACGTTGTGTAACCCGCATTTTCCCCGGAAGCCTGAATCTGCCAACTTTCACCTCCATTATTTGTTGTTGCTATATTATTAACGTTTGCATCCTGCTTTGTATAATCTCCTCCTGCAACAATCCCGAATCTCGATACAGGATCCATATCCAAAGAATAAACTCCTGTTGAAGAGCTTCCATTTACAAAATTTACTTCTTTTCCATAGAGCTTTTCTCCCATTTTATTAGAATAAAATTGCCTTGATTTTTTACCACCCGTTACAAACCAGAATTCTTCATTATGAATAAAAACATTAGTATTGCTCGCAGCAAAAGCAGCTTCTCCCTCTCCTATTTCAAATGATTTTCCGCAGGGCAAGGTTTTCCAACTTTTCCCACTGTTTCTGGTGATTAAGATATTCATGCATTTTCCGTAAGGATCTCCCAGTGCAATACCGTTCTTTCCGGAAAAAGAAAGCGCATCATAAAAAGCGTTTTTGGCGGTGTCAGTATGAACTACCTGATATTTCAAACTTATCTTATCAATCTTAAAAAAATAAGCCGGACTTTCTATATTAATCGCGTAAAAATGTTTTTTATCCTGAGCCAGTGTCCGGAACTGCAGTTTTTGAGCTGATAATTTTATCTGTTTCTGATTTTCGGGATTTTTTAGATCCACAAAACCGAATTTGGAATCTGTACCGCTGTACCAGACTTTGTTGTCATAAATCTGTAAGGCACGAATACTAATTTTATCATTTAAAATAGTTTTAAAACTTTCTATTTGCTGAGAAAACGTGAGTATTCCCAAGAATAAGAGCAATAATGGTATTGTTTTTTTCATAAGTAACAAAAATAAAAAATCCACAGAATTCTGTGGATTTTATTTCAAAATATTGTTTTATAGATCAAGATCCGGTTTTTGCAGAGGCTCTTGTTCTGCTTTGAAAGTTTCACCGTAACCAACCTTATGAAGCTTACTGTTTTTTAAACTGTAGGTAAAATAAATAATTACTCCCAGAGCCAGCCATGCCAGAGAAAGGTATTTTGCTTCGTGGCTAAGATTCCAGATAAGATAAATATTGATACAGATTCCTAACGTTGCAATGACAGGCAATGCAGGAACTTTGAATGTTCTTGGCATGTTGGGTTCCTTTTTTCTTAAGATCCAAACTGCAACACAAACCATTGTAAATGCGAATAAGGTACCAAAGCTCGTCATATCCGCCAGCTTACTGATCGGCGTAAACGCTGCCACGGTTGCAATAATAACTCCCAAAAGCATTAAACTTTTTGCAGGTGTTTTTCTTATAGGATGAACATCACTAAACATTTTAGGAATAAGACCGTCTTTAGACATTCCCAGGAAAATTCTTGATTGTCCCATAATCATTACCATCAATACAGAAATCAAACCTACTGTTGCTGCAATAGTGATAATGTATCCAGCCCAACCCTGTCCTGCGATTTCGAATGCATAGGCAACCGGAGCTTTAATTGCATCCGGGTATTTTCCCTGAGGATCGAAATCCGAGTAATGCATCATCCCTGTTAAAACAAGAGACACCAGAATATAAAGTCCTGTACAAACCAATAATGAAACGATAATCGCAAAAGGAACATCTTTTTTAGGGTTGATCGCTTCTCCTGCCTGTGTGGAAACCGCATCGAAACCTACGTATGCAAAGAAGATCGCAGCAGCTCCGGAAATAATTCCCTGGATACCGTAAGCTTCTTTCAGATTCTCACCCTCTTTTACCAATGTAGCAGCAGGAATGAAAGGATTCCAGTTATCTGTATTAATGAAAAACACTCCCGCAATAATTACGAAAAGAACAGCAGAAACCTTCATAATTACGATAAGGTTGTTTGCTTTAGCCGCTTCTTTAGTTCCTTTGATAAGGATAGAAATTACAAAAATAACAATAAGGAAAGCAGGCAGGTTCATGGAAAATCCTTCTCCAGTATAACTTGCAGGATCTGAGGTAAGATAATCCGGAAGATGAAGACCGAACATTTTTAATAACTTATTAAAATATCCCGACCAGGAAACGGCAACCGTCATTGATCCCATCGCATACTCTAGGATGAGCCCCCAACCGATAACCCATGCAAAGATTTCGCCCACAGTTCCGTATGCATATGCATAAGCAGAACCTTCAACAGGCAGAATAGATGCAAATTCTGAGTAACATAATGCTGCAAATACACAAGCAATTCCTGCAATAATAAAGGAAAGAGCTAATGCGGGTCCGGCATGATAATAGGCTCCTGTACCTGTAAGTACGAAAATTCCTCCTCCAATGATAGCACCGATCCCGATAGCTGTAAGACTCCATTTACCGAGTACTCGTTTGAGCTGACTGCTTTTCATATCGTTTTCGAAAGCACTCATCGGTTTCTTGGTCCAAATTTTAGACATATTTTATTATTTATTAAAGATTTACGAAAATATAAAAATTTTAGAAACCTTAACGTTTATTAATAGATTTTCATCACTTATTTTATAAAAAGGAAGATAAAAAACTGATTTTCATATTATTTAAATCATTTTAAAATGAATCTTTTTTTGTTTATTTTTGATCTCATGAATCTATACGATCTTTTCGTAAAACCCTACGAAACCTACACAACCCTTCAGATTTTCCTGGAAGCCTTTGCTACCGTATTCGGAATTCTAAGTGTTTATTTTTCCATTAAAAAGAATATCTGGGTTTATCCCACGGGAATTATTTCCACCCTCATTTATGTGTATATTCTGTACAATTTTGGGCTTTTAGGAGATTGCCTGATTAATGTTTACTATACCATAATGAGTGTTTACGGATGGATTTTGTGGGCAAAGAACTCAGATGACCATGTTCATGTAGATGTTTCATGGGCTACAAAAAAAGAATGGCTGTATGGGATTTTACTTTTTGCCTTAAGTTTAATCTTAGTAACTGTAGTATATTATTATAAACCTTATATCGATAATCAGTTTTCGATGAAAAATGTTAATCTGGGTCTATATCACCTGGATTGGGGTAATTGGCTGGATGTTGTGACGACTTCCGTATTTCTTGTAGGAATGTGGTTTATGGCAAAAAGGCGCATCGAAAACTGGCTTTTCTGGATCATCGGAGATTTCATCTGTATTCCTATGATGATTTATAAAGGTCTCGGTATCACTTCGGTTCAATATTTGGTATTTACTATAATGGCAGTCCAGGGCTATATAACCTGGAAGAAAAGTTTAAGAAAAAGTTAGAAAGTCATGAGAAATTTATTAAAAATAGCATTTAGCGTTGTAACGATAGCAAGTTTAGCATCCTGTATAGCGTACGCGGATCCGTATGCAAGTGCTTATGGAGATCCCTATTATGATAACGGATATTACTATGCACCGCAGGGATATTACGGAGGCGGAGGATATTGGGGAAATGATGGATATTATTATAGAAATAATATGAATTATTATTACGATAATGGTATGCCTTATTATTATCAAAATTACAACAACTCCAGAAGAAAGGTTTATGTTGAAAGAAGATCCGGCAGCGAAGCAACTTCTGCAAGGCCTAATAATGGCTTCAGGGGCAATGTAAATGATGGCACTACTGGAAACAACGGAAGTTTTAGGAATAACAACAGACGAAGCAATAGCCAGAGATCTAATAACGGTTTCAGAAATCAACAGCAGAATGCTCCGAAATCCCAGAATAACAACAGCGGAGGATTCAGAAATAATTCTTCGAATAATTCAAATAATTCGAATAACGGAGGATTCAGGAACAATTCGGGATCAACAAATCAGCAGGCTCCGGCTCAGCCGAACAACAATCGGAATACCAACGGAGGTGGTTTTAGATAAAACGATTATAAATAAGGAAACGGGCAGCTAACACTGTTCGTTTTTTGTTTTAATTGTACTAATTTTGCATGCTCAATCTGAGACAAATATCAGCTACCATATGGAATTTTATAAATATCAGGGAACCGGAAATGACTTCGTAATGATTGACAATCGTGCAGGCGAATGGAACGATCTTTCAATTGATAATATTCAGAAACTTTGTGACCGACGATTTGGAATCGGTGCAGACGGACTCATCAAAATCAATAAAGCAGAAGGTTTTGATTTTGAAGTTGATTATTATAATTCCGACGGCTCAAAAAGTTTTTGCGGAAACGGCGCCCGCTGTTCGGTTGCCTTTGCTTTTTTCCTTGATGTTTTTGAAGGGAAATGCAGGTTTACAGCCATTGACGGAGCTCATGAAGCAGAAATCCAAAACGGAATCGTAAAGCTGAAAATGAATGATGTGGAAACAATTTCCCAAGATGGCAACGACGCTGTGATGAATACGGGTTCGCCACATTATGTAAAATACGTTGAAGATCTTGTCAATTATAATGTTTTTGCAGATGGAAAAGAAATCCGAAATTCTGAAAATTATAAAGAAAAAGGAATCAACGTCAACTTTGTGGAAAAAATTAATGAGGATGAGATATTTGTAAGAACCTATGAACGAGGAGTTGAGGACGAAACTTACAGTTGCGGGACGGGAGTTACAGCTTCCGCTTTAACCTTTCTGCAAAATAACAATCTAATTTCCGTGAATGTAAAGACCTTGGGAGGAAATCTTAAGGTATATGCCGAAAAAGATGGAAATTCTTTCAGAAATATTTGGCTGGAAGGCCCTGCAAAACAGGTTTTTAAAGGAAGAATAGACATTTTGTAATAAATCTAGTTAACGGTACATGAAAAAAGCTATACTCATCATCATCCTGCTTGTTTTTGTGATAGGTGGATTTTTTGGTTTTAAATTTTATTCAAAATATTATGGGAATAATATTAAAAAAGACGGCTATGTTCTTATTCCCCATAATGCAGGATTTAAACAAATCTTAGATTCTGCAGCAAAATATGTAGACGATAAAGAATCATTTGAAGCGGTAGCCAAAGAAAAGGATCTTGAAAAATATTTTAAACCAGGGCGCTATCATTTTCAGAAAGGGTTGGGAAATGCCCACCTTGTGAACATGATTAAAGCAGGCAACCAGAGTGAGAACAGCTTTAGAATTGGTGATTTTGGAGATGTATATCAAATGCTCGGCAAGGTAACAAAAAAAACAGAACTTGATTCTTTACAGTTTGTGAAAGGGCTCAATACCATCGCCTCTGAAAAGGGATATAATAATGCAGAAGATCTTAAAAAGTATTTTTTTATTGATACTTACAATTTTTTCTGGACGGTAACGCCAAAAGAGTTTTTCAACAGATTTAACGATCAGTATAATGAATTCTGGAATGCTGAAAGAAAGGCTAAAGAGCAGCAGTCAGGTCTTACGAGAGATCAGATTTATGCACTGGCCTCCATTGTTTACAAAGAGTCAGGCGGTAAAAAGGATGAGATGAGAACCATCGCAGGTCTTTACCTGAACCGGTACAGAAAAGGAATGAAATTACAATCGGACCCGACGGTAATTTATGCCATTAATAAACAGACTAATTTCCAACAACCCATTAAAAGGGTTTTCTATAAACACTTATCTACGCCATCGCCCTATAATACCTATGCTAATAAAGGTATTCCACCGGGACCCATTTGTGTAGTAGATAAAAATTCTGTTGACGCAGTTTTAAATGCTGAAAAAAACAATTATATTTTTATGTGTGCCGATCCTGCAAGATTAGGATACCACAAATTCACTGCAAGTGCCGAACAGCATGCGATTAATGCAAAAGCTTATCAGGACTGGCTGAATTCAAATAACATAAAATAATAACCATAATTAACTTTTTTTAACAAATTTATAATTAACATTTCGCATTTTAAAGCGACATATATATTTATAAATAATAAATTAGGCTTAATATTTGAAGTTATACACAATTGATAATTTCATAATATTAAGAGAAATCTTTCACGATTTTACACAAAAAAATACCTTATGAATCAGACGGAAATCATTAACATTTTTACAAAAAAAACCTTAGGGCTTACTTTTGTACTTTCAGCAGCAGCATTGGCTTTTGCACAGGAGAAGGTAGGTATTTCGGGGTCGGTTGTCAATAAGAGCAATCAGCCCGTCCCTTATGCTTCAGTTACATTCAGTAACAAAGCAAACAAACAGTTAAGTGATGCAACACTTACCGATGAAAAAGGACAATATAAGCTCGATCTTACACCCGGAGAATATGACATTTCTGTTGAGGCAATCGATTACAAAAAAAGTGTTGTTACAAAGCAGATTACAGCAGCCGGCAATATCGATGCATTTTCTATCGATCCTGAAGCAAGCGCAACCAACATGAAAACCGGAGAAATCCAGGGCGTTACTATCACAGCAGCTTCTACAAAACCCTATAAGGTTGAACTTGATAAAAGAACCTATGACCCATCTCAGGATATTGTAAGCAAGGGAGGAAACCTTCAGGATGTTCTTTCCAATGTTCCTTCGGTTTCTGTTGATACCGATGGTACTGTTTCAATGAGAGGTAGCTCTAATGTACGATTTTTAATTAACGGTAAACCTTCTGCCTTATTAGGAATTGACGACGGAGCTAATGCATTGCAGAGTATTCCTGCCGATCAGATTGAGCGAATTGAGGTAATTACCAATCCTTCCTCAAAATTCGAAGCGAGCGGAACAGCAGGTATTTTAAATATTATTTTAAAGAAAAACAAAAAAACAGGGTTTAACGGAAGTGTTACGGGAACTTTAGGATACCTTCCCCAAACCAACCTGAATACCAATTTAAGCTGGAGAAAAGGAAATTTCACATGGTTTTTAAACGGCGGTGGCGGGTACAGAGAATCTAAAAGCACCAACAGAAACGATGATTATTTCACCAATGCAGTAAATGCTGATGATCAGATCCAGAGAAATACGAATTCTGAAAACAACAGTAAGAATAATAACTATAATGCTTCTGCAGGAATCGTTTATGATATCACGGACAGAACATCCGTAAATGCATCCGGAACGGTAAGAACATTTGATAATGAAAGTGTAGGAAATATCGATTATTTCTACGATTTTTTAGCTATTCCAAACAGTACTTCACAAAGGATTACTTTGGGAACCAATAATAATCTTGCGTTTCAGGGAGATTTGGGATTAGATCATAAATTTGACAATAATGGACAAAATTTATCATTATCTTTAAGTTTACAGAGAAACCGTTCTTATAATGATACCAATATTGACCAGACCCGTGATGGCATAGATGAATTGGAGAATATTGTTAATCAAAATACAATCAACAGAACTGTAATAGCAAAAGCGGATTATGAGCTTCCAATTGGTGAAAATTCTAAACTTGAGGCAGGCTACCGATTGGATATCAACAACAACGACTACAGCAATGATGTACAGCAAAGTACAGAACAGGCTCCCGTTTTGTCATTTTTAAGACCATATACGTATGATGCTAATTATAAGGAAATGTTTAATGCTTTTTACTTACAGTTCAAAAGTAAAATAGGAAATTTGGGATACCAGTTAGGATTGAGAGATGAAATTTCAAATATTGATATTTCTTATAGCAATCTTTTGCCGAACAGTGCTTTAAATACGAGAAAAAATTATAACAACCTGTTTCCTAGTGTGTATTTAAGCTATGAATTTGCAAAAGACAATCAGTTGTTGTTAAATTATACCCGAAGAATTGACCGCCCAAGATCTTTCTTCCTGATTCCCAATCCGAATTATAATGACAAC
This region includes:
- a CDS encoding TonB-dependent receptor → MNQTEIINIFTKKTLGLTFVLSAAALAFAQEKVGISGSVVNKSNQPVPYASVTFSNKANKQLSDATLTDEKGQYKLDLTPGEYDISVEAIDYKKSVVTKQITAAGNIDAFSIDPEASATNMKTGEIQGVTITAASTKPYKVELDKRTYDPSQDIVSKGGNLQDVLSNVPSVSVDTDGTVSMRGSSNVRFLINGKPSALLGIDDGANALQSIPADQIERIEVITNPSSKFEASGTAGILNIILKKNKKTGFNGSVTGTLGYLPQTNLNTNLSWRKGNFTWFLNGGGGYRESKSTNRNDDYFTNAVNADDQIQRNTNSENNSKNNNYNASAGIVYDITDRTSVNASGTVRTFDNESVGNIDYFYDFLAIPNSTSQRITLGTNNNLAFQGDLGLDHKFDNNGQNLSLSLSLQRNRSYNDTNIDQTRDGIDELENIVNQNTINRTVIAKADYELPIGENSKLEAGYRLDINNNDYSNDVQQSTEQAPVLSFLRPYTYDANYKEMFNAFYLQFKSKIGNLGYQLGLRDEISNIDISYSNLLPNSALNTRKNYNNLFPSVYLSYEFAKDNQLLLNYTRRIDRPRSFFLIPNPNYNDNQNIFDGNIDLNPSYVDSYEFGYSISKKKFTINPTLYYRHQTDDTKMLVYNKLATDEAGNILTPKVIESHTKPINLGSDDRYGLDLNFNWDATSWLKFLGNVDLFGYNTKGSIAYDTFDVDGNPTQAIANFEGKGFSSRARLTSTIKFDKTFSVQLQGFYRGGQKTAYQDRKDLYAVNFGASKNIWNNNATISFNIQDIFNTRAMRSTTYTANSVRESYMQWQPRQFALSFTYRFKQGEKVEQPKRKKDINANDTGGDEQGGPM